Proteins from a genomic interval of Salmo salar chromosome ssa14, Ssal_v3.1, whole genome shotgun sequence:
- the LOC106568739 gene encoding profilin-2 isoform X2, whose translation MSWQSYVDNLMADGSCQDSAIVGYTDAKYVWAAHAGGTFSNITPQEIDVLIGKDRTSFFTNGMALGSKKCSVIRDSLHNEGDWTMDIRTKSQGGEPTYNITVGKAGKALVLVMGKEGVHGGQLNKKAFTMAEYLRKSGS comes from the exons ATGTCTTGGCAAAGCTATGTGGATAACCTGATGGCCGACGGCAGCTGTCAGGATTCCGCCATTGTTGGGTATACGGACGCCAAATACGTTTGGGCAGCACATGCCGGTGGTACTTTTAGCAACATAACG CCTCAAGAAATTGATGTCCTAATTGGGAAGGACAGGACTAGCTTCTTCACCAACGGCATGGCCTTGGGTTCAAAGAAGTGCTCCGTCATCAGAGACAGCCTCCATAATGAAGGGGACTGGACAATGGACATCAGGACAAAGAGTCAAGGAGGAGAGCCAACATACAACATTACTGTAGGCAAAGCTGGCAAAG CATTAGTTTTAGTCATGGGAAAGGAAGGGGTCCATGGTGGACAGCTCAACAAGAAAGCATTTACCATGGCTGAGTACCTGAGGAAGTCTGGATCTTGA
- the LOC106568739 gene encoding profilin-2 isoform X1, translating to MSWQSYVDNLMADGSCQDSAIVGYTDAKYVWAAHAGGTFSNITPQEIDVLIGKDRTSFFTNGMALGSKKCSVIRDSLHNEGDWTMDIRTKSQGGEPTYNITVGKAGKVLVLVMGKEGVHGGGLNKKAYSMAKYLRDSGF from the exons ATGTCTTGGCAAAGCTATGTGGATAACCTGATGGCCGACGGCAGCTGTCAGGATTCCGCCATTGTTGGGTATACGGACGCCAAATACGTTTGGGCAGCACATGCCGGTGGTACTTTTAGCAACATAACG CCTCAAGAAATTGATGTCCTAATTGGGAAGGACAGGACTAGCTTCTTCACCAACGGCATGGCCTTGGGTTCAAAGAAGTGCTCCGTCATCAGAGACAGCCTCCATAATGAAGGGGACTGGACAATGGACATCAGGACAAAGAGTCAAGGAGGAGAGCCAACATACAACATTACTGTAGGCAAAGCTGGCAAAG TCTTGGTTCTTGTAATGGGCAAAGAAGGGGTCCACGGAGGCGGATTGAATAAGAAGGCATACTCAATGGCAAAATACTTGAGGGATTCGGGGTTCTAG